In the genome of Nitrospira japonica, one region contains:
- the tenA gene encoding thiaminase II: protein MSFSDHLRRLAEPIWTAQLSHPFVVALGNGTLHQRKFRYYILQDARFLGDLSRVFAAGALRAPDSDSALRFAKLAEDTITVERSLHENYGTGWKITARAMASVPMAPTNYAYTRHMLAVAASGTAAEIAVVALPCAWIYYVVGRHLLRKGPPPNTHPYRNWLMLYASPEFADVQRWMRRQVDRWAKTAGQEERRRMEESFVISSRYEWMFWEMAWTEEQWPV, encoded by the coding sequence ATGTCGTTCAGCGATCATCTCCGCAGGCTCGCCGAGCCGATCTGGACCGCGCAACTCTCACACCCATTCGTGGTGGCGCTGGGTAACGGCACCTTGCACCAGCGTAAATTCCGCTACTACATCCTGCAGGATGCGCGTTTCCTCGGCGACCTGTCCCGCGTATTCGCCGCCGGCGCCTTGCGCGCGCCGGACTCGGACTCGGCATTGCGATTCGCCAAGCTGGCGGAGGATACCATCACCGTCGAACGCAGCCTGCACGAGAACTATGGAACCGGGTGGAAAATAACCGCCCGCGCCATGGCCTCCGTTCCGATGGCTCCGACGAATTACGCCTATACGCGTCACATGCTCGCGGTCGCCGCCTCCGGCACGGCGGCCGAAATTGCCGTGGTGGCGCTGCCTTGCGCCTGGATCTATTACGTCGTGGGCCGGCATCTTTTGCGGAAAGGCCCGCCTCCGAACACCCATCCCTATCGGAATTGGCTCATGCTCTATGCCTCTCCGGAATTTGCCGACGTGCAGCGGTGGATGAGACGCCAGGTCGATCGCTGGGCGAAAACGGCCGGACAGGAAGAGCGGCGCAGAATGGAAGAGTCCTTCGTGATCAGCTCGCGCTACGAATGGATGTTCTGGGAAATGGCCTGGACTGAGGAGCAGTGGCCGGTGTAG
- the sthA gene encoding Si-specific NAD(P)(+) transhydrogenase, which produces MSRYDLLVIGTGPAGQKAAVQAAKLGKKVGIVERKVVVGGVCINTGTIPSKSLREAVLYLSGFRQRSIYGADYRLKTAITIEDLAFRTNHVIKNEIGIVENQMTRNRVDMIYGTASFVDSHRLRVTQAGGGSVEFEADFIVIAVGSEPAKPDDVPFDHESIIDTDELLTLKHIPQSIVIVGGGVIGTEYASMLAALGVPVILIDKRPRLLEFVDAEIIDALQQQMKEIGVTLYHNEEVVSIHKQQDGLIHVQLRHAGPIAAATLMYAIGRVGATQDLNLGAVGITPDARGRVSVNEHFQTAIPHIYAVGDVIGFPALASTSMQQGRHASCHAFGAPDGTDTELLPYGIYSIPEISMVGRNEEDLAKADIPYGIGIARYREIARGQIIGDETGLLKLLFHRQTRQLLGVHAIGEGATELIHIGQAVMAYRGQINYFVDTVFNYPTLAECYKVAALDGINRLPRPWVPVT; this is translated from the coding sequence ATGAGTCGCTACGACCTCCTGGTGATCGGCACTGGTCCGGCGGGACAGAAAGCGGCCGTACAGGCCGCCAAACTCGGCAAAAAAGTCGGGATCGTGGAGCGCAAGGTCGTCGTCGGCGGCGTCTGCATCAACACCGGAACCATTCCAAGCAAGTCTCTCCGCGAGGCGGTCCTCTATCTGTCCGGCTTTCGCCAACGGAGCATCTATGGGGCCGACTACCGCTTGAAGACGGCCATTACCATCGAAGACCTTGCGTTTCGCACCAATCACGTCATCAAGAACGAAATCGGGATCGTCGAGAACCAGATGACGCGGAACCGCGTGGACATGATCTATGGAACCGCCAGTTTTGTCGATTCCCACCGGCTCCGCGTCACGCAAGCCGGCGGAGGATCGGTCGAGTTTGAGGCCGACTTCATCGTCATCGCCGTGGGATCGGAACCGGCCAAACCGGACGACGTCCCCTTCGACCACGAATCGATCATCGACACCGATGAGTTGTTGACGCTCAAGCACATACCCCAGTCCATCGTCATCGTCGGGGGAGGAGTCATCGGGACGGAGTACGCCTCGATGCTGGCGGCCCTGGGCGTACCCGTCATCCTGATCGACAAACGTCCTCGGCTCCTGGAATTCGTGGATGCGGAGATCATTGATGCGTTGCAACAACAGATGAAGGAGATCGGCGTCACGCTCTACCACAATGAGGAAGTCGTCTCGATCCATAAACAGCAGGACGGCCTGATTCACGTCCAGCTCCGGCATGCCGGCCCGATCGCGGCGGCCACGCTCATGTATGCGATCGGCCGCGTCGGAGCGACCCAGGATCTCAATCTCGGCGCGGTGGGCATTACGCCGGACGCGCGCGGACGCGTGAGCGTCAACGAACACTTTCAAACGGCGATTCCCCATATCTATGCGGTCGGGGACGTGATCGGGTTTCCCGCCCTGGCCTCCACGTCGATGCAACAGGGCCGTCACGCGTCCTGCCACGCCTTCGGAGCTCCCGACGGGACCGATACCGAGCTGCTTCCCTATGGGATCTACTCCATCCCGGAAATCTCCATGGTGGGACGCAACGAAGAAGATCTCGCAAAGGCGGACATTCCGTACGGCATCGGCATCGCCCGCTATCGTGAAATCGCGAGGGGCCAAATCATCGGCGACGAAACCGGCTTGCTCAAGCTGCTGTTTCACCGGCAGACCCGCCAACTTCTCGGCGTCCATGCGATCGGAGAAGGAGCGACCGAGTTGATTCATATCGGACAAGCCGTCATGGCCTACCGGGGGCAGATCAACTACTTCGTCGATACCGTCTTTAACTATCCGACGCTGGCCGAATGCTACAAGGTCGCCGCGCTCGACGGCATCAATCGTTTGCCGAGGCCCTGGGTGCCGGTCACATAG
- the tpx gene encoding thiol peroxidase — MTEPGIVMTVPRMRRPLLLLAAGTLVLSGCMGSGSGSVFTYKNLPVADGTAQTGEGHTVLYKGSPMVLTGTGIKTGDQLRDVKVAQADLSLINIAETKGKGRVRIISVVPSLDTKVCEQQTHILSGQNKGLDRMVELITVSIDTPFAQKRFATDAKIANVTFLSDYRSADFGKTYGLLLKDPHILARAVMVVDPHNKVRYIQVPPELGQLPDMEEAFNVARSLITAN; from the coding sequence ATGACCGAACCGGGCATCGTCATGACCGTCCCCCGCATGCGACGACCACTGCTGCTCCTGGCGGCCGGCACCCTCGTCTTGTCAGGCTGCATGGGTTCGGGATCCGGTTCCGTCTTCACGTACAAGAATCTTCCCGTCGCGGATGGAACGGCGCAGACCGGGGAGGGACATACCGTTCTGTACAAGGGCAGTCCCATGGTCCTGACAGGGACCGGCATCAAGACCGGCGACCAGTTGCGCGACGTCAAGGTGGCCCAAGCCGATCTCTCGCTCATCAATATCGCGGAAACCAAGGGCAAGGGCAGGGTCCGCATCATCAGCGTCGTGCCTTCATTGGACACCAAGGTCTGCGAACAGCAGACGCACATTCTCAGCGGGCAGAACAAGGGGCTGGACCGGATGGTCGAACTGATTACCGTCAGCATCGATACACCGTTCGCCCAGAAGCGCTTTGCGACCGACGCCAAGATCGCCAACGTCACGTTTCTGTCCGATTACCGAAGCGCCGATTTCGGCAAGACCTATGGGCTGCTGTTGAAGGATCCCCACATCCTGGCACGGGCCGTCATGGTGGTGGATCCGCACAACAAGGTCCGCTACATCCAGGTGCCCCCCGAACTGGGCCAACTGCCGGACATGGAAGAAGCCTTTAACGTGGCGCGGTCGCTAATCACGGCAAATTGA
- a CDS encoding alpha/beta fold hydrolase, producing MTACSSPAPIPTQFEAFERIPIRTASVHGHKIAYLDVGQGDAMILLHGFGGSMWQWEHQQPVLGRHVRLITPDLIGSGLSDKPDIAYTTGQLLDYFTGFMDALHLSRATLVGNSMGAGLAIGMALTHPERVDKLILIDGLPSHVASKLTSPTIKRALESRAPAWMVSFGNWLFGGLMLESVLKEVVHDPALLTPAVLERSDRNRRRPGLIPPLMALRDSLPVWETDFAPRLGTLTHPTLILWGQEDRVFPLAVGEDLHRTIHGSKLVTIPHAGHIPQWEQPEQANQAIMEFLTSRTAEP from the coding sequence ATGACCGCCTGCTCATCGCCCGCTCCCATCCCCACCCAGTTCGAGGCGTTCGAACGCATTCCCATCCGCACGGCCTCGGTCCACGGACACAAGATCGCCTATCTCGACGTCGGGCAGGGCGACGCCATGATCCTCCTCCACGGCTTCGGAGGATCCATGTGGCAGTGGGAACATCAACAGCCGGTCCTGGGCCGGCATGTCCGCCTCATTACCCCCGACCTGATTGGCTCCGGACTCTCCGATAAACCCGACATTGCCTACACGACCGGGCAATTGCTCGACTACTTTACGGGGTTCATGGACGCGCTGCACCTGTCCCGCGCCACGCTCGTCGGCAATTCGATGGGGGCCGGACTGGCCATCGGCATGGCCTTGACCCATCCGGAGCGCGTCGACAAACTGATCCTCATCGACGGTCTTCCGAGCCACGTGGCGAGCAAATTGACGAGTCCGACGATCAAGCGGGCGCTGGAATCCCGCGCGCCGGCCTGGATGGTGTCCTTCGGCAACTGGCTCTTCGGCGGATTGATGCTCGAATCGGTGCTGAAGGAGGTCGTTCACGATCCGGCCCTGCTGACACCGGCCGTGCTCGAACGGTCGGATCGGAACCGCCGGCGGCCGGGTCTCATCCCGCCGTTGATGGCCCTTCGGGACAGTCTGCCGGTGTGGGAAACCGATTTCGCTCCGCGCCTCGGAACCTTGACTCATCCGACCTTGATCCTCTGGGGTCAGGAGGACCGAGTCTTCCCCCTTGCCGTCGGCGAAGATTTGCACCGGACCATCCACGGATCGAAACTGGTCACGATTCCCCATGCCGGGCATATTCCGCAATGGGAACAGCCGGAACAGGCGAATCAGGCTATAATGGAATTCCTCACGTCTCGGACCGCAGAGCCATGA
- the oadA gene encoding sodium-extruding oxaloacetate decarboxylase subunit alpha, whose translation MATKRSSGKKPTHKKRPQAPAAKTSKKRAVLKQDWPIQPAAGKQVLVTEVGLRDGHQCLLATRMRTEDMLPIAQKLDAVGFWSLEVWGGATFDTCLRYLKEDPWERLRALRAAMPNTKLQMLLRGQNIVGYRHYADDVLDRFIERSAANGIDVFRIFDALNDIRNLERAIQEVKACGKHVEAAISYTVSPVHRLEGFVEMGKRLEDLGSDTICIKDMAGLLAPMDAYMLVKNLKQAVSVPIHLHSHYTSGMGTMSALMAVLAGLDILDTAISPLAGGASHPPTESIVASLQRTLYDTKLDLTALQPIADHFRTVRRKYRQFESDVTGVDAEILTSQIPGGMLSNLAAQLSEQNALDRMKEVLDEVPRVRKDMGYPPLVTPTSQIVGTQATLNVLTGERYKVITNETKNYFLGLYGRAPGQVARDVMARAIGDEEPVKTRPADRLEPELEATRKELPDSATTVEDHLSFVLFPAIARDFFEAREKGDLVPEPLEANLAMGPAAGGELHLAPVEFNVTVHGETYHVKVSGSGRKVDGRKPYYIRVNDKLEEVSLEAIQEVLAGTPEAAETSSGAKPKRPKPVKPGDVAPPMPGRVVKVLVAKDDRVSTGDPLLIIEAMKMESQVPAPMDGTVTAILVEEGEHVKTDETIIQLE comes from the coding sequence ATGGCTACGAAACGGTCATCCGGAAAGAAACCGACGCACAAGAAACGTCCGCAAGCTCCTGCGGCCAAGACATCGAAGAAACGCGCCGTTCTGAAACAGGATTGGCCGATTCAGCCGGCGGCGGGCAAGCAGGTGCTCGTGACCGAAGTGGGATTGCGGGACGGGCATCAATGCCTCCTGGCCACGCGGATGCGGACGGAGGACATGCTGCCGATCGCCCAAAAGCTGGATGCGGTCGGATTTTGGTCGTTGGAAGTCTGGGGCGGCGCGACCTTTGACACGTGCCTGCGCTACCTGAAGGAGGATCCTTGGGAGCGGCTGCGGGCGCTGCGCGCCGCAATGCCGAACACCAAGCTGCAGATGCTCCTCCGCGGGCAGAACATCGTCGGGTACCGGCACTATGCGGACGACGTGCTGGACCGGTTCATCGAGCGCTCGGCCGCGAACGGCATCGACGTCTTCCGGATCTTTGATGCGCTCAACGACATTCGCAATCTGGAACGGGCGATCCAGGAGGTGAAGGCCTGCGGCAAGCACGTTGAAGCGGCCATTTCTTATACCGTGAGTCCCGTTCACCGGCTTGAAGGATTCGTCGAGATGGGCAAGCGGCTGGAGGACCTGGGCTCCGACACGATCTGCATCAAGGACATGGCCGGACTCCTGGCCCCGATGGACGCCTACATGCTCGTCAAGAACCTGAAGCAGGCGGTCAGCGTGCCGATCCATCTGCACTCCCACTATACCTCCGGCATGGGCACGATGTCCGCGCTCATGGCCGTCCTGGCCGGTCTCGATATCCTCGACACTGCCATTTCGCCTTTGGCCGGGGGAGCGTCCCATCCTCCGACCGAATCGATCGTCGCCTCTCTCCAGCGGACCCTGTACGACACGAAACTCGATCTCACGGCCCTTCAACCGATCGCGGACCACTTCCGCACCGTGCGACGGAAGTACCGGCAGTTCGAGAGCGACGTCACGGGCGTCGACGCCGAGATTCTCACCTCTCAGATTCCGGGAGGCATGCTGTCCAATCTCGCCGCGCAGCTGTCCGAGCAGAACGCGCTCGACCGCATGAAGGAAGTGCTCGACGAGGTTCCCCGGGTCAGAAAAGACATGGGCTATCCGCCCCTCGTCACGCCGACCAGCCAGATCGTCGGCACCCAGGCAACCCTGAACGTCCTGACCGGCGAGCGTTACAAGGTCATCACGAACGAAACGAAGAACTATTTTCTCGGTCTATATGGCCGGGCGCCTGGACAGGTGGCGCGCGACGTCATGGCCCGTGCGATCGGCGACGAAGAACCGGTCAAGACCAGGCCGGCCGACCGGCTGGAACCGGAACTGGAAGCGACCCGAAAAGAACTGCCCGACTCCGCCACGACGGTCGAGGATCATCTGTCGTTCGTCCTCTTTCCCGCGATCGCCCGCGACTTCTTCGAAGCCCGTGAAAAGGGCGATCTGGTGCCCGAGCCGCTCGAAGCCAACCTCGCAATGGGTCCCGCCGCCGGCGGCGAACTTCATCTGGCTCCGGTGGAATTCAATGTGACCGTGCACGGCGAAACCTATCACGTGAAGGTGTCCGGCTCCGGACGCAAGGTCGACGGACGCAAGCCCTATTACATCCGGGTCAACGACAAGCTCGAGGAGGTCTCCCTCGAAGCGATCCAGGAAGTGCTCGCCGGTACGCCCGAAGCCGCGGAGACGTCGAGCGGAGCGAAGCCCAAACGGCCCAAACCGGTCAAACCAGGCGACGTCGCCCCTCCGATGCCGGGTCGCGTCGTCAAAGTCCTGGTCGCCAAAGACGACCGCGTCTCGACCGGCGATCCCCTGCTCATCATCGAAGCCATGAAGATGGAGAGCCAGGTTCCCGCGCCGATGGACGGCACGGTGACCGCCATTCTGGTCGAGGAAGGGGAGCATGTGAAGACCGACGAAACCATCATCCAACTGGAGTAG